In the Magnolia sinica isolate HGM2019 chromosome 15, MsV1, whole genome shotgun sequence genome, one interval contains:
- the LOC131227165 gene encoding homeobox-leucine zipper protein ROC8-like, with product MYSNGLVGFDGGEFLRCFSGEGSSKKSLTVSTSGMEGGSSGGGPAAGGGGSGDDPDVSDPSRKKKRYHRHTARQIQELESTFKECPHPDEKQRLQLSRDLGLEPRQIKFWFQNRRTQMKAQHERADNCSLRAENDKIRCENIAIREALKNVICPSCGGPPVGEDMYFDEQKLRIENARLKEELDRVSSIAAKYIGRPISHLPPIQPVAVSSLDLSMGSFSGAGMGPSLDLDLLPGSSSISPMPLQMPGISEMEKSLMAEIAANGMDELIRLLQTDEPLWMKSTSDGRDILNLESYERMFPKPNLKNPDVRIEASRDSGLVIMNGLALVDMFMDSSKWIELFPTIVSKARTIEVLASGMSGSRSGSLQLMHEELQVLSPLISTREFYFIRYCQQIEQGLWAIVDVSFDISRVNQFISPSRSRRRPSGCFIQDMPNGYSKVTWVEHVEIEEKTPAHRLYRELINSGMAFGAQRWMATLQRMCERFACLMVSNSSSRELGGVIPSADGRRSMMKLSQRMINSFCSSISASNGHRWTTLSGMNDVGVRVTVHKSTDPGQPNGVVLSAASSIWLPVSPQDVFNFFRDERTRALWDVLSNGNSVQEVAHIANGSHPGNCISVLRAFNASQNNMLILQESCTDSSGSLVVYAPVDLPAINIAMSGEDPSYIPLLPSGFTILPDGRPDNSGAGPSTSSNLQGNMPRSSGSLITVAFQILVSSLPSAKLNLESVTTVNNLISTTVQQIKSALNCT from the exons atgtaTTCAAATGGGCTGGTGGGTTTTGATGGAGGAGAGTTCTTGAGGTGCTTTTCAGGAGAGGGGAGCAGTAAGAAGAGCCTGACTGTTAGTACTAGTGGCATGGAGGGCGGCAGCAGCGGCGGTGGGCCCGCTGCGGGTGGAGGTGGATCGGGTGATGACCCTGACGTGTCCGATCCCAGCAGAAAGAAGAAGCGATACCATCGGCATACAGCTCGTCAGATTCAAGAGCTCGAATC TACATTTAAGGAGTGCCCGCATCCAGATGAGAAGCAGCGGTTGCAGCTGAGTCGGGATCTGGGACTCGAACCTCGGCAGATCAAGTTCTGGTTTCAGAATAGGAGGACCCAAATGAAG GCGCAACATGAACGTGCCGATAACTGCTCACTTCGGGCGGAGAACGACAAAATCCGATGCGAAAACATTGCCATCAGAGAGGCATTGAAAAATGTGATTTGCCCATCTTGTGGGGGACCACCTGTTGGGGAAGACATGTATTTCGATGAGCAGAAGTTGCGAATTGAGAATGCCCGGTTGAAAGAAGAG CTTGATAGAGTATCAAGCATTGCTGCCAAGTACATTGGACGGCCGATTTCACATCTTCCTCCGATTCAGCCGGTAGCCGTTTCGTCTTTGGACTTGTCCATGGGGAGTTTCAGTGGGGCAGGAATGGGTCCTTCCCTTGATCTTGACCTACTTCCGGGTAGTTCTTCAATCTCGCCAATGCCATTGCAGATGCCAGGCATTTCAGAAATGGAGAAATCTCTTATGGCTGAGATTGCTGCCAATGGAATGGATGAACTGATTAGGCTATTGCAGACAGACGAACCCCTGTGGATGAAGTCCACGAGCGATGGGAGGGACATTCTCAATCTAGAAAGCTATGAGAGGATGTTCCCAAAACCGAACTTGAAAAATCCTGATGTCCGAATTGAAGCATCAAGAGATTCAGGCCTCGTTATTATGAATGGATTGGCTTTGGTCGACATGTTCATGGATTCG AGCAAATGGATAGAGCTTTTTCCGACAATCGTTTCAAAGGCAAGGACCATTGAAGTTCTTGCATCTGGAATGTCGGGAAGTCGGAGTGGTTCCTTGCAACTG ATGCACGAGGAATTACAGGTGCTTTCGCCTCTCATCTCCACACGAGAATTCTACTTCATACGTTACTGCCAACAAATTGAGCAAGGCTTGTGGGCAATTGTGGATGTCTCGTTCGACATTTCTAGAGTAAATCAGTTCATCTCTCCCTCTCGGTCTCGAAGGCGTCCTTCCGGCTGCTTCATTCAGGACATGCCCAACGGATATTCCAAG GTTACTTGGGTGGAACATGTGGAAATTGAAGAGAAGACACCAGCCCATCGACTATATAGAGAGCTTATCAACAGTGGAATGGCTTTTGGGGCCCAGCGATGGATGGCTACTCTACAGAGGATGTGTGAGAGATTTGCATGCCTGATGGTGTCAAATTCTTCTAGTAGGGAACTTGGAGGAG TGATTCCTTCTGCAGATGGGAGGAGAAGCATGATGAAGCTTTCTCAGAGGATGATAAACAGTTTCTGCTCAAGTATAAGTGCTTCAAACGGCCATAGATGGACAACACTCTCTGGCATGAACGATGTTGGGGTTCGGGTCACTGTCCACAAGAGCACGGACCCTGGCCAACCCAACGGAGTTGTCCTCAGCGCAGCAAGCTCAATATGGCTACCTGTCTCCCCACAAGATGTCTTCAATTTCTTTAGAGATGAACGGACACGAGCTCTG TGGGATGTTCTTTCCAATGGTAATTCAGTTCAGGAGGTTGCCCACATCGCAAATGGCTCGCATCCTGGAAACTGCATATCTGTCCTACGC GCCTTCAATGCCAGCCAAAACAACATGCTGATCCTCCAAGAGAGCTGCACCGACTCATCGGGCTCCCTTGTTGTCTACGCCCCCGTCGACCTGCCAGCCATCAACATTGCAATGAGCGGAGAGGATCCGTCCTACATCCCGCTCCTCCCATCGGGCTTCACCATATTGCCGGACGGGCGGCCAGACAACAGCGGGGCAGGACCCTCAACCAGCTCCAACCTACAGGGCAACATGCCCCGCTCGTCAGGATCACTTATCACCGTTGCATTCCAGATCTTAGTAAGCAGCCTACCGTCGGCGAAGCTCAACCTGGAGTCGGTAACGACGGTAAATAACCTTATCAGCACCACTGTCCAGCAAATAAAGTCAGCCTTGAATTGCACCTGA